In a genomic window of uncultured Flavobacterium sp.:
- a CDS encoding efflux RND transporter periplasmic adaptor subunit, whose translation MRTQNFILIIIMSVTVSCTKKHVEANESDIIAVKIQKISYKSYAQPIVSGGIITSDKETRLSFKIGGIIDKLYVDEGQMVSKGQLLGTLNQTEISAQLQQAKNDLEKAQRNHKRIENLHKDNAATAEEFENTATSLNSAKQLYDIAKFNKKYASIYANQSGSVIKKEMNEGEMASAGSPVFTINASGNNNWIIKIGLSDKEWVRVKKGDQAVITTDAYGDKKFTAVVSEIGVAADPQTGTFLIKLKIDPQQYKFANGLAAKIAIYPSQKEKFYFIPTSAMVEAREHSGVVYSVNPDQKSVQKHTVEIAFTENNRIAIRSGLENVKSVITDGASYLSSDSKIKL comes from the coding sequence ATGAGAACACAAAATTTTATTCTTATAATCATAATGTCTGTAACGGTTTCATGTACCAAGAAGCATGTAGAAGCCAACGAGTCTGATATAATTGCAGTTAAAATACAAAAAATAAGTTATAAAAGTTATGCACAACCCATTGTTTCAGGCGGTATTATAACATCTGATAAAGAAACCCGACTATCTTTTAAGATTGGTGGTATTATCGATAAATTATATGTCGACGAAGGACAAATGGTATCAAAAGGGCAATTGTTAGGAACCTTAAATCAAACAGAAATTTCGGCACAGCTTCAACAAGCGAAAAATGATTTAGAGAAAGCACAAAGAAATCACAAACGAATTGAAAATCTTCATAAAGACAATGCTGCAACAGCCGAAGAATTCGAAAATACAGCCACAAGTTTAAACTCAGCGAAACAACTTTATGACATCGCAAAATTTAATAAAAAATACGCATCGATTTATGCCAATCAATCTGGAAGTGTTATTAAAAAAGAAATGAACGAAGGCGAAATGGCAAGTGCCGGAAGTCCTGTTTTTACCATTAATGCGTCAGGAAACAATAACTGGATTATTAAAATTGGATTATCAGACAAAGAATGGGTAAGGGTAAAAAAAGGTGATCAGGCCGTAATTACAACAGATGCGTATGGTGATAAAAAATTTACTGCGGTTGTTTCTGAAATTGGTGTCGCGGCAGATCCTCAAACCGGAACATTTTTGATCAAGCTAAAAATTGATCCACAGCAATATAAGTTTGCGAATGGTTTAGCAGCAAAAATAGCAATCTATCCTTCTCAAAAAGAAAAGTTTTATTTTATTCCAACTTCTGCAATGGTCGAAGCAAGGGAGCATTCCGGCGTAGTATACTCTGTAAATCCAGATCAGAAATCAGTACAAAAACATACCGTCGAAATTGCTTTTACAGAAAACAACAGAATTGCAATACGTTCGGGGCTGG
- a CDS encoding TolC family protein, with protein sequence MIHKVIAISFLFAFSFGFCQNKTVDQYIQLGFKNNLGLKQQNLNLKQSFDNLKIAKGIFYPTLKFQSDYTYASGGRNIVLPLGDLLNPAYNSLNQLNGNTNFKNINNQEFNLSANDYYDTRLNVMLSLVDAEMILNKNIKKEAINQKEAEVAVYKRGLVRDIKVAYYNIAMIKNQIKIFNNADKLLQDNYKITQSRFKNGKVLQGDVLRIHSDINDNNAKKTEAQNRLKTAFAYLNFIINEDLIKEVKIDTTGFKQSQVSISEAEFKSNEREEITALRSSLEQSSLMVKSKKAAYLPVVNTFLNAGFQSTYLLFNTDTRYLFGGVTLKWNIFSGFQNKNKISIAKSDVSILDAKITESTKQFEYQKKLGENDLNSAEARLQSSAENIVFLEEYYRETKSRYDQGMVLLVEINDAFTQLIDGRLNYELANTAVLIKKAEVERTTASYILNQ encoded by the coding sequence ATGATTCATAAGGTTATTGCGATCTCTTTTCTATTTGCTTTTTCTTTCGGATTTTGCCAAAATAAAACAGTAGATCAATACATTCAGCTTGGATTTAAAAATAATCTTGGACTAAAACAACAGAATTTAAATCTGAAACAGTCCTTTGATAATTTAAAAATTGCAAAAGGAATATTTTATCCCACTTTAAAATTCCAAAGTGATTATACCTACGCTTCGGGCGGAAGAAATATCGTTTTACCTCTTGGCGATTTGTTAAATCCGGCTTACAATTCCCTCAACCAATTAAATGGCAATACTAATTTTAAAAACATAAATAATCAGGAATTTAATCTGAGTGCCAATGATTATTATGACACGAGATTGAATGTAATGCTGTCATTGGTCGATGCAGAAATGATTCTGAATAAAAACATCAAAAAAGAAGCTATAAATCAAAAAGAGGCAGAAGTAGCAGTTTATAAAAGAGGTTTGGTCCGGGATATAAAAGTTGCCTATTACAATATTGCAATGATCAAAAATCAGATAAAAATTTTTAATAATGCCGATAAATTACTGCAGGATAATTATAAAATTACCCAATCGAGATTTAAAAACGGAAAGGTTCTGCAAGGCGATGTTCTTAGGATTCATTCTGATATTAACGACAATAACGCTAAAAAGACCGAAGCCCAAAACCGACTGAAAACGGCTTTTGCGTATCTCAATTTTATTATAAATGAAGATTTAATAAAAGAAGTAAAAATAGATACCACAGGATTTAAGCAATCTCAGGTTTCTATTTCTGAAGCTGAATTTAAAAGTAATGAAAGAGAAGAAATTACAGCGTTAAGAAGTTCGCTCGAACAATCTAGTCTAATGGTAAAGAGCAAAAAAGCGGCTTATCTGCCAGTTGTAAATACTTTTCTGAATGCAGGTTTTCAAAGTACTTATCTGTTATTTAATACTGATACACGCTATTTATTTGGCGGTGTGACCCTAAAATGGAATATTTTTTCCGGTTTTCAGAACAAGAACAAAATTAGTATTGCCAAAAGTGATGTATCGATTTTGGATGCAAAAATTACAGAAAGTACCAAGCAATTCGAATATCAGAAAAAACTGGGAGAAAATGATTTAAATAGTGCAGAAGCCCGATTACAAAGTAGTGCTGAAAATATTGTTTTTCTGGAAGAATATTACAGAGAAACAAAATCCAGATACGATCAGGGAATGGTGTTGCTTGTTGAAATTAACGATGCTTTTACACAGCTTATAGATGGCCGATTAAACTATGAACTAGCCAATACTGCGGTGCTTATCAAAAAAGCAGAAGTAGAACGTACAACCGCTTCTTACATATTAAACCAATAA
- a CDS encoding sensor histidine kinase, with protein MVEQPKSSENITAISNDFFSNPKNRIYWHLALIIFMILSAYFREISYTPPASFIFKGTVVVMLIALFYSNVYWLVPKYLFKRKFSFYLIVSFVFIAIIYSVMFFLFDVLKPYHFEQPDNVNSNQGEMSILFFIFMIVVLIAASAAVRLFDQWISDNKMIVELEKSKTSAELEQLKNQINPHFLFNMLNNANVLTKKDPEKASVVLMGLSDLLRYQLYDSSREKVLLTAEIRFLEDFLNLEKIRRDDFTFTITKKGELNGVQLSPLLFITFVENAVKHNNGAGSTTFVNLFFSFENNILLFKCVNSKPLIKAVNTTGGLGLTNVKKRLKLLYPERHALNIEESDVLFSVTLTINL; from the coding sequence ATGGTAGAGCAACCCAAATCATCGGAAAACATTACTGCGATTAGCAATGATTTTTTTTCAAACCCAAAAAACAGGATTTACTGGCATCTCGCCCTTATAATCTTTATGATTTTATCTGCTTATTTCAGAGAAATCTCCTACACACCTCCTGCCTCTTTTATTTTTAAAGGAACCGTCGTTGTCATGCTGATTGCTTTATTCTACAGTAATGTTTATTGGCTGGTGCCGAAGTATTTATTTAAAAGAAAATTTTCTTTCTACCTTATTGTTTCATTTGTGTTTATTGCCATAATATATAGTGTAATGTTTTTTTTATTTGATGTTTTAAAACCATATCATTTTGAACAGCCAGACAATGTCAATTCTAATCAGGGCGAAATGTCAATTCTGTTTTTTATTTTTATGATCGTGGTTTTAATCGCTGCATCTGCCGCCGTGCGTTTATTTGATCAATGGATTTCTGACAATAAAATGATTGTAGAATTAGAGAAATCAAAAACGAGCGCAGAATTAGAGCAATTAAAAAACCAGATTAATCCCCACTTTCTTTTTAATATGTTGAATAATGCCAACGTACTAACCAAAAAAGATCCTGAAAAAGCTTCGGTTGTTTTAATGGGTTTAAGTGATTTACTCCGATATCAATTATATGACAGTTCGAGAGAAAAAGTTTTGCTTACGGCTGAAATTCGTTTTCTGGAAGACTTCTTAAACCTTGAAAAAATACGCCGTGATGATTTTACTTTTACAATAACTAAAAAAGGAGAATTGAACGGTGTCCAGCTGTCTCCTTTATTATTTATTACTTTTGTAGAAAATGCAGTAAAACATAATAATGGCGCAGGAAGCACGACGTTTGTTAATTTGTTTTTTAGTTTTGAGAATAATATACTTCTATTTAAATGCGTTAATTCTAAACCTTTAATAAAAGCTGTAAATACCACTGGCGGACTTGGCCTTACTAACGTGAAGAAAAGACTGAAACTGCTTTATCCTGAAAGACATGCATTAAATATTGAAGAATCTGATGTTCTTTTTAGCGTAACATTAACCATTAATTTATAA
- a CDS encoding LytTR family DNA-binding domain-containing protein: MNCIIVDDEPLAREAIEMLIEQNKTLHLLGSFNSAASASEFMDDHNVELIFLDIQMPGINGIEFAKKIPKETLVIFSTAFSEFALDSYEVDAIDYLIKPIREERFQKSVAKAIAYSKLFKADPVENKIESIGDDYFFVKADRKIIKLFFSQILYIEGLKDYVVLHTANQKIVTAMNIKTIHEKLPQKIFARVSKSYVININNIDSVDNNTIYIGVNEIPIGNIYRDSFFEQFVTGKILGR, translated from the coding sequence ATGAACTGTATTATTGTTGATGATGAACCTCTTGCTCGCGAAGCAATCGAAATGCTGATAGAACAAAACAAGACTTTACATTTATTAGGCTCTTTTAATAGTGCAGCTTCTGCATCTGAATTTATGGATGATCATAATGTTGAACTTATCTTTTTAGACATACAAATGCCAGGAATAAATGGAATTGAATTTGCTAAAAAGATTCCAAAAGAAACACTTGTTATATTTTCGACAGCATTTTCAGAATTTGCTTTAGACAGTTATGAAGTTGATGCTATTGATTATTTAATAAAACCGATACGTGAGGAACGTTTTCAAAAAAGCGTTGCTAAGGCTATTGCTTATTCTAAATTATTTAAAGCTGATCCTGTTGAAAATAAAATCGAAAGTATTGGAGATGATTACTTTTTTGTGAAAGCAGATCGCAAAATAATCAAACTATTTTTTAGTCAGATTCTATACATTGAAGGTTTAAAAGATTATGTTGTTCTGCATACAGCGAATCAGAAAATAGTCACGGCCATGAACATTAAAACTATACATGAAAAGCTTCCTCAAAAAATATTTGCACGAGTAAGTAAATCATATGTTATTAATATCAATAATATTGATTCTGTAGACAACAATACGATATACATTGGTGTCAACGAAATTCCGATAGGAAATATTTACAGAGATTCCTTTTTTGAACAATTTGTTACTGGAAAAATTTTAGGTAGATAA
- a CDS encoding amidohydrolase: protein MTGLADAIYYGGDILTMEGDTANYAEAVAIKDGKILFVGSKSEAKKFQGETTKMNDLEGKTMMPGFIDPHLHPILGSVILNTKFASPFDWNFPWGKVTAVRGHKPFIDKVVQYDKALKDPLEQLIVWGYMEPFHGSISRTELDSISTIRPIVVWQYSAHEMFFNTAALKKFKITEAQAKGNSQIDYKKGRFVEAGFFSIALPKLAPYLMGEKVMKEAMEKFSEVVHLGGITTVGDMALGSSGSMETDLKMTASILDNPNTPFRIHYTPDLNTLGVINGDGEKTLIIVKELEKKKSPHMIIGHSIKLFSDGAFFGQAFQVEAPGFNDGHHGEWIMQPERLHKTMRFWWNAGYTIHIHCNGSGGLTAILDELEILQKESPQKDHRLTIEHFGQSSAAQAKRIADLGAVVSANPYYLFAMGDKFSGDKILGKARGSELVRLGSLLKNKVPFALHTDFTMAPLQPLVLAWVAVNRITADGNLLAPEERVPVYNALKGITSNAAFVLRLEDVTGSVKVGKKADFVILAENPMKIDPIKLKDVKVLETVYEGRSYPIKIIK, encoded by the coding sequence ATGACAGGTTTAGCCGATGCTATATATTATGGTGGAGATATTCTAACCATGGAAGGAGATACTGCAAATTATGCTGAAGCCGTAGCCATCAAAGATGGAAAAATTCTTTTCGTTGGTTCTAAATCCGAAGCCAAAAAATTTCAAGGCGAAACAACTAAAATGAATGACCTGGAAGGAAAAACCATGATGCCTGGGTTTATTGATCCGCATTTACATCCAATTCTTGGATCTGTAATATTAAATACAAAATTTGCGTCGCCATTTGATTGGAATTTTCCCTGGGGGAAAGTAACTGCTGTTCGTGGGCATAAACCTTTTATAGATAAAGTGGTTCAATATGATAAAGCATTGAAAGACCCTTTGGAACAATTAATAGTGTGGGGTTATATGGAACCTTTTCATGGCAGTATATCGCGTACAGAGCTGGATTCTATTTCAACTATCCGACCTATCGTAGTCTGGCAATATTCGGCTCACGAAATGTTTTTTAATACAGCTGCTCTTAAAAAATTTAAAATCACAGAAGCCCAAGCAAAAGGGAATAGCCAGATTGATTACAAAAAAGGTCGATTTGTAGAAGCAGGTTTTTTCTCGATTGCATTACCCAAACTAGCTCCGTACTTAATGGGAGAAAAAGTAATGAAGGAAGCGATGGAGAAATTTAGTGAAGTGGTTCACCTTGGTGGAATTACAACGGTTGGCGATATGGCATTAGGTTCTTCCGGAAGTATGGAAACCGATTTAAAAATGACTGCATCGATTTTAGATAACCCAAACACACCATTTCGCATACACTATACTCCAGACCTAAATACATTGGGCGTTATAAATGGAGATGGAGAAAAGACCTTGATAATTGTAAAAGAATTGGAGAAGAAAAAATCGCCCCACATGATCATTGGACATAGTATAAAACTATTTTCTGATGGTGCTTTTTTTGGTCAGGCTTTTCAGGTAGAAGCGCCTGGTTTTAATGATGGTCATCATGGAGAGTGGATTATGCAGCCGGAACGGCTGCATAAAACAATGCGTTTTTGGTGGAATGCAGGATATACAATTCATATTCATTGCAATGGAAGCGGTGGTTTGACAGCCATTTTAGATGAATTAGAAATTTTACAAAAAGAAAGTCCACAGAAAGACCATCGTCTGACTATTGAACATTTTGGACAATCATCAGCTGCACAAGCTAAAAGAATTGCAGATTTAGGAGCTGTTGTATCGGCTAATCCATATTATTTATTTGCGATGGGCGATAAATTTTCGGGCGATAAAATTCTGGGTAAAGCAAGAGGTTCAGAGCTTGTACGACTAGGTTCGTTACTCAAAAATAAAGTGCCTTTTGCATTGCATACTGATTTTACCATGGCACCGCTTCAGCCATTAGTTTTGGCTTGGGTTGCTGTAAATAGGATAACAGCTGATGGGAATTTGTTAGCTCCGGAAGAAAGAGTTCCTGTTTATAATGCTTTGAAAGGGATTACTTCAAATGCTGCTTTTGTTTTGCGTTTGGAAGATGTAACAGGGAGTGTTAAGGTAGGGAAAAAGGCAGATTTTGTAATCTTAGCTGAAAATCCAATGAAAATTGATCCTATTAAATTAAAAGATGTTAAAGTATTAGAGACTGTATATGAGGGACGAAGTTATCCAATTAAAATAATCAAATAA
- a CDS encoding KUP/HAK/KT family potassium transporter, whose product MDTSKNGIKNKVTIASLLVALGIIYGDIGTSPLYVFRAIIGARNIDLTLVYGGVSCVFWTLVFQTTIKYIWLTLRADNHGEGGIFSLYALVRRYGKKLVIPTILGATTLLADGIITPPISVSSAIEGLGMVKGLENVIIPGNTLTIGIVVAIISLLFFFQRFGTQVIGKAFGPIMTLWFTMLIVFGINEIVIHPDIITALNPYHAYNLLINYPNGFWLLGAVFLCTTGAEALYSDLGHCGIKNIRITWIYVKISLVTAYLGQAAWLMHQGQVLLNDRNPFFEIIPRWFLLPSIIIATMATIIASQALISGSFTLISEAMNLNFWPRVTVSQPSDSKGQIYIPSVNTMLWFGCVLMMVYFKRSAHMEAAYGFSITITMMMTSLLLSYFIYYRLKWNKIYVIGFLVVFGAIEISFFIANVAKIKERWMFLFFELFIFMVMYVWYYARKINNSYTKFVELGKYSEQLTELSQDDVIPKFATHLIYLTKADRRHEIEEKIIKSIFAKKPKRADVYWFLHINRTEDPFTLSYDVSELVDDKVIKININVGFRVQPRAELYFKKIVQELVASKELNLHIRPDGSTKYNNEPDFKFVVIEKFLSVENEFELRDGFLLKGYFFLKKLGLSDEKAFGLDKSDVQVEQIPVAYNKICNIQLERK is encoded by the coding sequence ATGGATACTTCAAAAAATGGCATTAAAAACAAAGTAACAATTGCTTCACTTTTAGTTGCACTCGGTATAATATATGGAGATATTGGTACAAGTCCTTTATATGTTTTTAGAGCCATAATTGGTGCACGAAATATAGATTTAACTTTAGTATATGGAGGAGTTTCATGTGTGTTTTGGACTTTAGTCTTTCAAACGACAATTAAATATATCTGGCTTACACTCCGGGCAGATAATCACGGTGAAGGAGGGATATTTTCGCTTTACGCACTCGTTAGGCGTTACGGTAAAAAATTAGTAATTCCTACTATTCTTGGAGCAACAACATTACTTGCAGACGGAATTATTACCCCGCCAATTTCTGTTTCATCAGCCATCGAAGGTTTAGGTATGGTCAAAGGATTGGAAAATGTTATTATTCCGGGAAATACGCTTACCATCGGAATTGTAGTTGCCATTATCTCACTTTTATTTTTTTTTCAACGTTTCGGAACTCAGGTTATAGGTAAAGCATTTGGCCCGATTATGACACTTTGGTTCACAATGCTGATTGTTTTTGGAATTAATGAAATTGTAATTCATCCTGATATAATCACTGCCTTAAATCCCTATCATGCGTATAATTTATTAATTAATTACCCGAATGGCTTTTGGCTTTTAGGAGCCGTTTTTCTTTGTACAACTGGTGCTGAAGCTTTATATTCGGATTTGGGACACTGTGGCATCAAAAATATTCGTATCACTTGGATTTATGTAAAAATAAGTCTGGTAACTGCCTATTTGGGGCAGGCGGCATGGCTCATGCACCAAGGACAAGTTTTGCTAAATGACAGAAATCCATTTTTTGAAATTATTCCAAGATGGTTTCTTTTACCCAGTATAATAATTGCTACAATGGCAACCATAATTGCTTCACAGGCTTTAATAAGCGGAAGTTTTACTTTAATAAGCGAAGCAATGAATCTTAACTTTTGGCCGAGGGTTACTGTAAGCCAGCCCAGCGATAGCAAAGGTCAAATTTATATACCAAGTGTAAATACCATGCTTTGGTTTGGCTGTGTTTTAATGATGGTTTATTTTAAAAGAAGCGCACATATGGAAGCTGCTTACGGGTTTTCCATAACCATCACAATGATGATGACTTCCTTATTATTAAGTTATTTTATATATTATCGATTAAAATGGAATAAAATTTATGTCATAGGGTTTTTAGTTGTTTTTGGCGCTATTGAAATTTCATTTTTTATAGCTAATGTGGCTAAAATAAAGGAACGCTGGATGTTTTTGTTTTTTGAATTATTTATATTTATGGTAATGTACGTGTGGTATTATGCACGAAAAATTAATAATAGCTACACCAAATTTGTAGAATTAGGAAAATACAGTGAACAATTGACAGAATTAAGTCAGGATGATGTTATACCAAAATTTGCAACGCATTTAATTTATCTGACTAAAGCTGACAGAAGACATGAAATAGAAGAAAAAATTATCAAATCAATTTTTGCCAAAAAACCAAAACGTGCCGATGTGTACTGGTTTCTTCACATTAATCGTACTGAGGATCCATTTACTCTTTCGTATGATGTTTCGGAGTTGGTTGATGATAAAGTGATAAAAATAAATATCAATGTTGGTTTTAGAGTACAGCCAAGAGCCGAATTGTATTTCAAAAAAATTGTACAGGAATTGGTAGCAAGTAAAGAACTAAATCTGCATATCCGCCCAGATGGTTCGACGAAATATAACAACGAACCTGATTTTAAATTTGTTGTGATCGAAAAATTCCTTTCAGTAGAAAATGAATTTGAATTACGTGACGGATTCTTATTAAAAGGATATTTCTTTCTTAAAAAATTAGGGTTAAGCGATGAGAAAGCTTTCGGCTTAGACAAAAGTGATGTGCAGGTTGAGCAAATTCCAGTAGCTTATAATAAGATCTGCAACATACAGTTAGAGCGAAAATAA
- a CDS encoding response regulator transcription factor — protein sequence MNKAKILIIDDEAPIRKLLEITLESNDYKVWQAETGKSGILMAVNHPPDLILLDIGLPDKSGHEVLKELRTWYTKGIIILSVQNSEKDIVKALDNHATDYLAKPFRTAELLARVRSVIRRNQRDEDSNISNYGELEIDFSARIVKKNNEILKLTATEFNLLTLFVKNEGRVLTHQYLLKEIWGIGYQTETQYLRVFVATLRKKIEENPNQPKHIVTESGVGYRFS from the coding sequence ATGAATAAAGCCAAAATATTAATTATAGACGACGAAGCACCAATTAGGAAACTGCTCGAAATTACTTTGGAAAGTAACGATTATAAAGTTTGGCAGGCTGAAACAGGTAAAAGTGGTATACTAATGGCAGTGAACCATCCGCCGGATTTAATTTTACTGGATATTGGCCTGCCAGACAAAAGTGGCCATGAAGTGCTGAAAGAATTACGTACCTGGTACACTAAAGGAATTATTATTCTTTCTGTGCAAAACAGCGAAAAAGATATTGTAAAAGCATTGGACAATCACGCAACAGATTATCTGGCAAAACCATTTAGAACAGCTGAATTATTGGCAAGAGTCCGATCTGTTATTAGACGCAATCAAAGAGATGAAGACAGCAATATTTCAAATTATGGAGAATTAGAAATTGATTTTAGTGCCCGAATAGTGAAAAAAAATAATGAAATTTTAAAATTGACGGCAACGGAATTCAATTTATTAACTCTTTTTGTAAAAAATGAAGGACGAGTTTTAACACATCAGTATCTTCTAAAAGAAATCTGGGGGATAGGGTATCAAACCGAAACTCAATATCTACGTGTTTTTGTGGCAACATTGCGCAAAAAAATTGAAGAAAACCCTAATCAGCCCAAACATATTGTTACTGAAAGCGGTGTCGGTTACCGTTTTAGTTAA
- a CDS encoding ATP-binding protein, protein MKRLTVKVYSIEKQSIISITLVLLISALCFLSSQWIDYRITALILLMTVSVLAVLFDIFPVLITAILSGLILNFFFIKPLFSFEITNTEDVLLFMMYIIIALVNAVLTFKIRESENKAREKARDIEEKIKTIKLYNVLLNSISHELRTPIATIIGAVDLLKEKGTIVSAENQEVLLDEIDKASIRLNQQVENLLNMSRLDTGILQLKKDWCDTEELINSVIQKLVPLGSNHIIFFKPKENLPFFKLDTGLMEEIMRNLIYNALLYTPKDTIIEIDIKYEISTCIISVSDNGNGLPEDEIQLVFDKFYRLQKSKSGGSGLGLSIVKGFVEAHDGTIELENNTTGGAKFTLKLPVETSYLKNLKNE, encoded by the coding sequence TTGAAAAGGCTGACAGTTAAAGTATACTCCATTGAAAAGCAGTCCATTATTAGTATTACATTAGTTTTACTAATTTCGGCACTTTGTTTTTTATCTTCACAATGGATCGATTATAGAATTACGGCATTAATTTTACTAATGACTGTTTCTGTTCTTGCGGTACTATTTGATATTTTTCCAGTGTTAATAACCGCAATCTTAAGCGGTTTAATTTTGAATTTCTTTTTCATCAAGCCTCTTTTTTCATTTGAAATTACGAATACCGAAGACGTCCTGCTATTTATGATGTACATTATTATTGCATTAGTAAATGCGGTTTTAACTTTCAAAATCCGTGAATCTGAAAACAAAGCAAGAGAAAAAGCAAGAGATATAGAAGAAAAAATAAAAACCATAAAACTCTACAATGTTTTATTGAATTCAATTTCACACGAATTGCGAACACCAATTGCTACAATAATAGGAGCTGTTGATCTTTTAAAAGAAAAAGGGACTATCGTTTCTGCAGAAAATCAAGAAGTTTTATTAGATGAAATAGACAAGGCCAGTATTAGGCTCAATCAGCAGGTAGAAAATCTCTTAAATATGAGCCGACTGGATACCGGAATACTGCAGTTGAAAAAAGATTGGTGTGATACTGAAGAATTGATAAACAGTGTTATTCAAAAATTAGTACCGTTAGGCAGTAATCATATTATATTTTTTAAACCAAAGGAAAATCTGCCTTTTTTTAAATTAGATACCGGGTTGATGGAGGAAATAATGCGTAATCTAATTTATAATGCACTGCTTTACACTCCAAAGGATACAATTATTGAGATTGATATCAAATACGAGATTTCTACTTGTATTATTTCTGTTTCCGACAATGGCAATGGTTTACCTGAAGATGAGATACAACTTGTTTTTGATAAATTTTACAGACTGCAAAAAAGTAAAAGCGGCGGAAGCGGATTGGGACTGTCAATTGTAAAAGGATTTGTAGAGGCACATGATGGGACTATAGAATTGGAAAACAATACAACAGGCGGAGCAAAATTTACGCTAAAATTGCCTGTTGAAACTTCCTATTTAAAAAATTTAAAGAATGAATAA
- a CDS encoding linear amide C-N hydrolase, whose translation MKIRSKILTNLLILTVLILNQNAEACTRVVYKGLNGMIITARSMDWKTDIAANLWIFPRAMDRNGEAGTNSLKWKSKYGSVITSSWDIASSDGMNEKGLVSNLLWLAESNFPAFEKNGNKKGLAVSLWLQYTLDNFATVAEAVEAFSKNDFVVVSSHIPGTDIFATVHLSVSDPTGDNAIFEYINGKLVIHHDPKFTVMTNSPIFEEQLAINSYWKGIPGTIMLPGTNRAADRFTRASYYIDAIPKTDNTREAIASVFGVIRNCSVPLGISSPTEPNISSTRWRTVADQKNLVYYFDNVLNPNVIWVEFSKIDFSEKAKVRKLSLENNENYSGDSLMNFKATQPFKFAGLD comes from the coding sequence ATGAAAATAAGAAGCAAAATTCTTACAAATTTACTTATCCTTACTGTCCTAATTCTCAATCAGAATGCGGAAGCCTGCACAAGAGTGGTATACAAGGGATTAAATGGAATGATTATTACGGCACGTTCTATGGACTGGAAGACCGATATTGCGGCTAATTTATGGATTTTCCCCCGCGCAATGGATAGAAATGGTGAAGCAGGAACCAATTCTTTAAAATGGAAATCCAAATACGGAAGTGTCATAACAAGCTCCTGGGACATTGCTTCCTCTGACGGCATGAATGAAAAAGGCCTTGTGAGTAATCTTCTATGGCTGGCGGAGTCCAATTTCCCTGCTTTCGAAAAAAACGGAAATAAAAAAGGACTGGCAGTTTCACTCTGGCTACAATATACATTAGATAATTTTGCGACGGTAGCAGAAGCAGTGGAAGCATTTTCAAAGAATGATTTTGTGGTTGTTTCCTCTCACATTCCCGGAACGGATATTTTTGCTACTGTTCATTTATCTGTTTCTGATCCGACTGGAGACAATGCTATTTTTGAATATATCAACGGAAAACTAGTCATACATCATGATCCAAAATTCACTGTAATGACCAACTCCCCGATTTTTGAAGAACAATTGGCAATAAACAGCTACTGGAAAGGAATTCCGGGAACCATTATGCTGCCCGGAACAAACAGAGCTGCAGACAGATTTACAAGAGCCTCCTATTATATTGACGCAATCCCAAAAACAGACAATACAAGAGAGGCAATAGCTAGTGTGTTTGGAGTGATCAGAAATTGCTCTGTACCTCTTGGTATTTCGTCGCCAACAGAACCAAATATTTCCTCTACCAGATGGAGAACTGTAGCAGACCAAAAAAATCTTGTCTATTATTTCGATAATGTACTAAATCCAAACGTAATATGGGTTGAATTTAGCAAAATTGACTTTAGTGAAAAAGCCAAAGTCAGAAAACTGAGTTTGGAAAATAACGAAAATTACTCCGGAGATTCTTTGATGAATTTTAAAGCGACACAGCCATTTAAGTTTGCTGGCTTAGACTAG